A section of the Humulus lupulus chromosome 2, drHumLupu1.1, whole genome shotgun sequence genome encodes:
- the LOC133819871 gene encoding ER membrane protein complex subunit 7 homolog, with amino-acid sequence MAPSIRSKSVVLLIFVQLCFALISSSLAASPVSSEGHSIHGRVKIPSYGAIGFGLPGKISNIKVILNGGQRVTFLRPDGFFSFHNVPAGTHLIEVAAIGFFFSPVRVDVSARNPGKVQAALTETRRGLHEFVLEPLREEQYYEIREPFNIMSIVKSPMGLMMGFMVIVMFVMPKLVENMDPEEMRRAQEEMRSQGVPSLANLIPGAAGRS; translated from the exons ATGGCGCCGAGCATCCGATCCAAATCGGTCGTTCTCCTGATTTTCGTGCAGTTGTGCTTCGCACTCATCTCTTCGTCGCTTGCAGCTTCTCCTGT ATCCAGTGAAGGTCACTCCATTCATGGTCGAGTTAAGATCCCAA GTTACGGGGCTATTGGATTTGGTCTTCCTGGGAAAATATCAAACATCAAAGTTATACTCAATGGTGGCCAAAGGGTGACCTTTTTGAGGCCTGATGGATTTTTTTCATT CCATAATGTGCCAGCAGGTACTCATCTCATTGAAGTGGCAGCAATAGGGTTCTTCTTTTCTCCG GTTCGAGTTGATGTTAGTGCCAGAAACCCAGGTAAGGTTCAGGCTGCACTAACAGAGACCAGGAGGGGACTGCATGAGTTTGTTTTAGAGCCATTGAGAGAGGAACAGTACTACGAG ATAAGGGAGCCCTTCAACATAATGTCGATCGTGAAAAGCCCAATGGGTTTGATGATGGGATTTATGGTGATTGTCATGTTTGTAATGCCCAAATTAGTGGAGAACATGG ATCCTGAAGAAATGAGACGAGCACAAGAAGAAATGAGAAGCCAAGGGGTTCCATCTCTAGCTAACTTGATACCTGGGGCTGCTGGTAGAAGCTAG
- the LOC133819870 gene encoding adenosylhomocysteinase translates to MSLSVEKTNAGREYKVKDLSQADFGRLEIELAEVEMPGLMACRTEFGPSQPFKGARITGSLHMTIQTAVLIETLTALGAEVRWCSCNIFSTQDHAAAAIARDSAAVFAWKGETLQEYWWCTERALDWGPGGGPDLIVDDGGDATLLIHEGVKAEEIYEKNGQLPDPTSTDNVEFQLVLSIIKEGLKTDPKRYHKMKDRLVGVSEETTTGVKRLYQMQANGSLLFPAINVNDSVTKSKFDNLYGCRHSLPDGLMRATDVMIAGKVAVVCGYGDVGKGCAAALKQAGARVIVTEIDPICALQALMEGLQILTLEDVVSEADIFVTTTGNKDIIMVDHMKKMKNNAIVCNIGHFDNEIDMLGLETYPGVKRITIKPQTDRWVFPETNVGIIVLAEGRLMNLGCATGHPSFVMSCSFTNQVIAQLELWNEKSSGKYKKEVYVLPKHLDEKVAALHLGKLGAKLTKLSKDQADYISVPVEGPYKPIHYRY, encoded by the exons ATGTCTCTCTCAGTCGAGAAAACCAACGCCGGCCGTGAGTACAAGGTCAAGGACCTTTCTCAGGCCGACTTCGGTCGCCTCGAGATCGAGCTCGCCGAGGTCGAAATGCCCGGTCTCATGGCTTGCCGTACCGAGTTCGGTCCTTCTCAGCCCTTCAAGGGTGCCAGGATCACTGGTTCCCTCCACATGACTATCCAGACCGCCGTCCTCATCGAAACCCTAACCGCCCTCGGTGCTGAGGTCCGTTGGTGCTCCTGCAACATTTTCTCCACTCAGGACCACGCCGCCGCTGCCATCGCTCGTGACTCCGCCGCTGTGTTCGCCTGGAAGGGTGAGACCCTTCAAGAGTACTGGTGGTGCACGGAGCGCGCTCTTGACTGGGGTCCCGGTGGTGGTCCCGATCTGATCGTCGACGATGGTGGTGACGCTACTCTCTTGATCCACGAGGGAGTCAAGGCTGAGGAGATCTATGAGAAGAATGGTCAGTTGCCTGACCCTACTTCTACTGACAATGTTGAGTTTCAGCTCGTCCTTTCCATTATTAAGGAGGGTTTGAAGACTGACCCCAAGAGGTACCACAAGATGAAGGACAGGCTTGTGGGTGTCTCTGAAGAGACCACCACTGGTGTCAAGAGGCTTTACCAGATGCAAGCCAATGGTTCATTGTTGTTCCCTGCTATCAATGTCAATGACTCAGTCACCAAGAGCAAG TTCGACAACTTGTACGGATGCCGCCACTCTCTCCCAGATGGTCTGATGAGGGCCACTGATGTTATGATTGCCGGAAAGGTTGCCGTTGTCTGCGGTTATGGTGATGTCGGAAAGGGTTGCGCTGCTGCCCTCAAGCAAGCCGGAGCTCGTGTGATCGTGACCGAGATCGACCCCATCTGTGCCCTTCAGGCTCTCATGGAAGGTCTCCAAATCTTGACCCTCGAAGACGTTGTCTCCGAAGCCGATATCTTTGTCACCACCACCGGTAACAAGGACATCATCATGGTTGACCacatgaagaagatgaagaacaaCGCCATTGTCTGCAACATTGGTCACTTCGACAATGAGATCGACATGTTGGGTCTCGAGACTTACCCTGGTGTGAAGAGGATCACCATCAAGCCACAAACCGATAGGTGGGTCTTCCCAGAAACCAACGTTGGAATCATTGTCTTGGCCGAGGGTCGATTGATGAACTTGGGTTGCGCCACTGGACACCCCAGTTTCGTCATGTCCTGCTCGTTCACCAACCAAGTCATTGCCCAGCTCGAGCTCTGGAACGAGAAGTCATCCGGCAAGTACAAGAAGGAGGTGTACGTTTTGCCTAAGCACCTCGACGAGAAGGTTGCCGCTCTTCACTTGGGCAAGCTTGGAGCTAAGCTCACCAAGCTCTCAAAGGACCAGGCTGACTACATCAGCGTGCCCGTTGAGGGACCATACAAGCCCATCCATTACAGGTACTGA